From Lemur catta isolate mLemCat1 chromosome 19, mLemCat1.pri, whole genome shotgun sequence, a single genomic window includes:
- the LOC123624239 gene encoding LOW QUALITY PROTEIN: zinc finger and BTB domain-containing protein 47-like (The sequence of the model RefSeq protein was modified relative to this genomic sequence to represent the inferred CDS: inserted 5 bases in 3 codons; deleted 1 base in 1 codon), with the protein MCVALCHQTLRKLDSSAVVSSEQSLTLTLTPAWWRWAGPQDRFLRPRSAAETQRDIPGRRPRPGRPPGAEREEFSLAEDVAPHFACLTGRLTQQRLFRPDPCDVGLVRVPQRSVFPAHTGARAAHSRFFHSLFTQNEQLRRVELSLEALAPGGLQQILSFIYTPELLVNAASAHEVLSAASLLQMAGIAASRQELLDARSLGPPGPGTVALAQPAASCTPAVPPYYCDIKQEADTPGLPKICAREGPDPYSVHVEDGXGTTGGTVPATIGPAQPFFKEEKEGAVEEAGRPPASLCKLEGGEELEEELGGSGTYSRQEQSQIIVEVNLNNQTLHVSTGRGEARPWDEPATMMLGREDALQRHSEEEEEEEEEDEEEEDGGSGGEEEEDQESGSEGEEEEEEEEGHSEQEEEEEEEEEEGPSEQDQESSEEEEAEEGEAGSMQGPLGRRGSRADPPPHSRMATGSRENAWRQGTSEPEEAGPRSGKRPKLSPRVASAPVRGPPATDGRGANVRLEEKQHHPCQKCPRVFNNRWYLEKHMNVTHSHMQICDQCGKRFLLESERLLQRQTDCERNIQCVTCGKAFKKLWSLHEHKKIVHGYAEKKFSCEICEFYTMAHVSHMVAHTKDMPSTCEACGKSFKRSMSLEVHSLQRSGEKPFRCDNCKERFQYKYQLPSHVSIHTGHKQLLCQWCGQDFNMKQCFDEHTKTHTGERPDICDICGRSFPSPPSVKRRRRAHGQKPEPCDVCGPRCRCPDVLEAHKEKCFLVSRPRAGDRPPXGPGLPPAQPQAXALPLLPGLPQTPPPRRPSSPPLPALAGHERHQLAAELHLLRPGAQGPLRGGPRCPPPLLGGSSSGLGRRPLLQRWLDVLRLRPRPGGAGRQPPEPVEDASLASPGAPNLHQAAPWVLSPGDVPRSC; encoded by the exons ATGTGCGTGGCCCTGTGTCATCAGACATTGCGAAAATTAGACAGCTCAGCTGTCGTCAGTTCGGAACAGTCTCTCACGCTGACTTTAACTCCTGCCTGGTGGCGCTGGGCGGGGCCACAGGACCGGTTCCTGCGCCCGCGGTCAGCAGCGGAGACGCAGCGAGACATTCCCGGGAGGCGTCCCAGACCCGGACGGCCACCAGGAGCTGAGCGTGAGGAA TTCTCGCTGGCGGAGGACGTGGCGCCGCACTTCGCCTGCTTGACGGGCCGCCTGACCCAGCAGCGCCTCTTCCGGCCCGACCCCTGCGACGTGGGCCTGGTGCGGGTGCCCCAGCGCAGCGTCTTCCCGGCGCACACGGGCGCGCGCGCTGCCCACAGCCGGTTCTTCCACTCGCTCTTCACCCAGAACGAGCAGCTGCGGCGTGTGGAGCTGTCCCTGGAGGCGCTGGCGCCTGGTGGCCTGCAGCAGATTCTCAGCTTCATCTACACGCCCGAGCTGCTGGTCAACGCAGCCAGCGCCCACGAGGTGCTCAGTGCCGCCTCCTTGCTGCAGATGGCCGGCATCGCCGCGTCCCGCCAGGAACTGCTGGACGCCCGCTCCCTAGGCCCACCAGGTCCCGGCActgtggccctggcccagccgGCTGCCAGCTGCACCCCAGCTGTGCCACCCTACTACTGTGACATCAAGCAGGAGGCGGACACCCCAGGCCTGCCCAAGATCTGTGCCCGCGAGGGTCCTGACCCCTACTCAGTGCACGTGGAGGACG CAGGGACCACTGgtggcacagtgcctgccactattgggccagcccagcccttcttcaaagaggagaaggagggtgcTGTCGAGGAGGCCGGCAGGCCCCCGGCCAGCTTGTGtaagctggagggtggggaggagttggAGGAAGAGCTTGGGGGTTCTGGCACCTACAGCCGCCAGGAGCAGTCCCAGATCATTGTGGAGGTGAACCTCAACAACCAGACACTGCACGTGTCCACTGGCCGAGGggaagccaggccctgggacGAGCCGGCCACCATGATGCTGGGCCGGGAGGATGCACTGCAGAGacactcagaggaggaggaggaggaggaagaagaggatgaggaagaggaggatggtggcagtggaggagaggaggaggaggatcaagaaagtggcagtgagggagaagaggaagaggaggaagaggaagggcacagtgagcaggaggaagaggaagaagaggaggaggaggaagggcccagTGAGCAGGATCAAGAGagctctgaggaggaggaagcagaggagggggaagcTGGCAGCATGCAGGGGCCACTAGGGCGCCGGGGCAGCCGTGCTgacccccctccccacagtcGCATGGCCACGGGGTCCCGGGAGAATGCCTGGCGCCAAGGCACCTCTGAGCCTGAGGAGGCTGGGCCACGTAGTGGGAAGCGACCCAAGCTGTCCCCCAGAGTGGCCTCTGCACCAGTCCGAGGGCCTCCAGCCACTGATGGGCGGGGGGCCAACgtgaggctggaggagaagcagcaccACCCGTGCCAGAAGTGCCCACGAGTTTTCAACAACCGCTGGTACCTGGAGAAACACATGAATGTGACCCACAGCCACATGCAGATCTGTGACCAGTGCGGCAAGCGCTTCCTGCTAGAGAGTGAGCGGCTGCTGCAGCGGCAGACGGACTGCGAGCGCAACATCCAGTGTGTGACGTGTGGCAAAGCTTTCAAGAAGCTCTGGTCCCTCCATGAGCACAAGAAGATTGTGCATGGGTACGCAGAGAAGAAGTTCTCATGTGAGATCTGTGAGTTCTATACCATGGCCCATGTTTCGCACATGGTTGCCCACACCAAGGACATGCCCTCCACCTGTGAAGCCTGCGGGAAGTCCTTCAAGCGCAGCATGTCCCTCGAGGTGCACTCACTGCAGCGCTCCGGGGAGAAGCCATTCAGATGTGACAACTGCAAGGAGCGCTTCCAGTACAAGTACCAGCTGCCGTCACACGTGAGCATCCACACTGGCCACAAGCAGCTCCTGTGCCAGTGGTGTGGCCAGGACTTCAACATGAAGCAGTGCTTTGATGAGCACACGAAGACCCACACAGGGGAGAGGCCGGACATCTGCGACATCTGCGGCAGGAGCTTCCCCAGCCCGCCCAGCGTGAAGCGGCGCCGGCGC GCACACGGGCAGAAGCCGGAGCCTTGCGACGTGTGCGGCCCGCGCTGCCGCTGCCCCGACGTGCTCGAGGCCCACAAGGAGAAATGCTTCCTTGTCAGCCGCCCGCGGGCCGGCGaccgcccgcc cggcccgggcctgccccccgcccagcctcaggc cgcgctgcccctgctccccgggcTCCCCCAGACCCCGCCTCCCCGCCGCCCCTCGTCCCCACCGCTGCCGGCACTGGCGGGGCATGAACGCCACCAACTAGCTGCCGAGCTACACCTGCTGCgacctggagcccagggcccgcTCCGGGGGGGACCCCGCTGCCCTCCCCCCTTGCTGGGGGGCAGCAGCTCGGGCCTGggccgccgccccctcctccagAGGTGGCTGGATGTGCTCCGCCTGAGACCCCGACCCGGGGGCGCGGGCCGGCAGCCCCCAGAGCCGGTGGAGGACGCCTCCCTCGCAA GCCCGGGGGCCCCCAACCTGCACCAGGCTGCACCGTGGGTCTTGAGTCCCGGCGATGTCCCCCGAAGCTGCTAG